TTACTCCGTCAGTCAGAATCATTGCCGGATTGCGGTATTTAAAAGCTAGATCAAAAGCCAAGCCCACAAAGTCGGCCATCTCCTGAACCGAATTAGGAGCAAGAGTAATAAGTTTATAATCACCATGTCCCCCACCCTTTACAGTCTGGAAGTAATCAGCCTGCGATGGCTGTATTGTACCCAAACCCGGTCCGCCACGCATTACATTTACAATAAGTCCTGGCAGCTCAGCACCTGCCATATAAGAAATTCCTTCCTGCTTGAGACTAACTCCCGGGCTGGAAGATGAGGTCATCGAGTATTTTCCACATGCTGCTCCACCATATACCATGTTTATTGCAGCTACTTCGCTTTCAGCCTGTAACACCACCATTCCGGTTGTATTCCATGGTGCTTCAGCCATTAAGGTTTCAATAATTTCAGACTGTGGTGTGATCGGGTACCCAAAATAGCCTTCAACACCATAACGAATTGCTGCATGGGCAATGGCCTCGTTCCCTTTCATCAAAGATATCGCTTCTGACATACTATTATTTTAAAAAAATTTATACGGTGTAAAAAAATTAGCCCACTTTTTTCTTGTAAACTGTAAGACATGCATCCGGACAAACATATCCGCAATTTGCACATCCAATACAATCATCGGGATTTTTCATATACACATAGTGATACCCGCGATCGTTAACTTCGCGTGGTTCAAGTTCAAGAACGTCAGTAGGACATGATACAACACAAAGATCACACCCTTTACAGTGATCTTTATCTACCACAACATAACCAATGAATTTTGCCATTATCCGGAGGTTTTTTTATTTTATTTTTGCAAATATACCTGTTTTAAATGATTAAACAGGTTAAAAACTTTAATAATTACCAACCAAAAGCTGTCTCGCTCATCCAATGTCCCTGAACTTTCAGAACCTGCTCAATTACATCACGGGCAACCCCTTCCCCCCCTTTTTTTGGAGAGATATATTTTGCGATAGCTTTTATTTCATGAGCTGCATCGTTTGATGCAATGGGCAGACCAACAGCTTTCATTACTTTATAATCGGGTATATCATCACCCACATAAATTATCTCTTCTGGTTTATATCCGGTTCTATTTATATAGTCAAGAAAATCATTCATTTTAATTCCTGACTTCATATATATATCCTTAATACCAAGTGATTCATAACGTACTTTTACTGAGTCTGAATTTCCTCCGGTAATTATTGCCACGCCATATCCAAGTTTAACAGCAAGGTTTAATGCATAACCGTCGTGTATATTAGCTGTACGTAGTGGCTCACCATCCGCTGAAAGATTGATTGTCTGTTTTGATAATACACCATCAATATCAAAAATAAATGATTTAATCTTTGTCAGATCGTAGTTTATTGCGCTCATTTAGAATGTTTATTTATGCTTTTGCTTATTAATTCATATATTTTTTTCGTGTCGTTGTCTTGTATCAGATCCAGATGTTTTTGAATAACCTTTTCATCATATCTTACGGCAGGTCCGGTTTGTGCCTTTTTAGGCTCCATAACCATTACCTTGGCCACAGTTTCACTTATTAATGGTTTTAATACTTCAGCAGAGACTCCTTCCTGATCTAATATCTCTGATGCCAGCGTAAACATATGATTACTGAAATTATTTGCAAATACTGCTGCCAGATGAAGGTATCTTCTTTTCTCACTATCAAGCAGTCTTACACTACCGGAAATCGATTTAGCAGTTTCCACTAGAATATGCTCTGTTTTAGGGTTGTCTCCTTCAATAAAAAAAGGAATATTACTGAAGTCTGCCTCTCTGCTCTTACTGAATGTCTGCAATGGATAAACTACTCCATATCCCTCTCTTCGTTTAGCTGAAAAGAGATACATCGGCATACTCCCGGCGGTGTGAGCCCATATTCCAGTGGTTTCAGGCATATGCTCCACAATCTCAGGTAGTATATCATCCTTTACTGAATAAATGTACAGGTCTGCATTGGTGTTTATCAACTTAATATCGTCTATTGGATCAGCATCTACCTTTGAGGCAAGTAACTCAGCATTTTCCAGAGTTTTACTGTAAACCTGAATAATATCGTTTCCGGTTTTCTTAAGTGCAAACGACAGATGCGTTGCAACATTTCCCGATCCTAAAAATACTATTCTCATTTTTTTAAATAACATGTAATTCTCTCTAACTCAAACGGACGTACTATTAACTAATTAATAGTTCAATTAAGATTAAATGTCATCAAATTTTCTCTATTATTTTAATACCCACCTTTTCAACACCGATTAGTGGGTCATCTTTCATTATCTGTTTGATTTGCAAAATATATAGACGCGATGTGTCGAGTGGTATATCTGACTTATATGGGAGTGATATCTGGTGCAAACCACCTGTCCCACTGCCCAGCCATTTACCATAATCATCTGTCAGTCTGAAATGCAAGGTGTCGCATCTGTAAATAGTGTCGATAAGGTTATGCTCAACCTGCATCCATATATCTTTATAATGATAGATATCAGCAGTTGTAAGCTCTATTGATAAATCATGTCTGGCAGCAGGATTAAAGCCGATGGAATCCATAGTGAAAGTCAACGCACTATCACTATACCATTTCCCTCTCTCTATATGATGATATCTAAAATAAACCTCTCCATCAGAACAGGACGTATGTGTTATAAATAGCGTACCGACTAATAGAAAGAGGATTTTATTCCTTTTTATCACCTGACGATCTGTTATTTTTCTGATTATTGTTTCCTGCATTACCTGAAGCTCTTCTTCTAGGCTTTCTCTTTTTCTTGTTTTTACTCTTAGCAGTATTATCAAATCGGGTTATACTCTGATCTTCAAGTATATCATTGTTATATACAACCTCCTTGTTTGGATCATTATTTTGGTTTTCAGGAGCAAGCTTATCAGGTTTTAAACCCTTGTTGTTCATTCCAATAATTTCGAAAGCCCTGTCTTTATGTATAGTCACCTGATTTCCCATACCATTCTTGTCTGTCGCATACGTAATCATCCCAGCCAGAATATCGGTTTTGAAATGATAGTAATCTGCATCTTTGGTGCGAAGAACAATTTCACGTGAAGGAAGACTGCGCTGTGCTTCAACATACATATCAACTTCGTAATTCATGCAGCATTTAAGTTTACCGCACTGACCCGCAAGCTTCTGTGGATTGATTGATATATCCTGACAACGGGCTGCATTTGTTGATACAGAGACAAAACTTGACACCCAGCTGCTGCAACACATTTCGCGTCCGCAGGGACCAATTCCTCCAATTCGTCCTGCCTCCTGACGGGCACCAATCTGCTTCATCTCAATCTTTACTCTGAACTCACTGGCCAGCACTTTGATTAACTGACGGAAATCGACTCTCTCATCAGCGATATAGTAAAAGATAGCTTTATTACCATCACCCTGATACTCAACATCGCCAATCTTCATCTGCAGTCCA
This portion of the Lascolabacillus massiliensis genome encodes:
- a CDS encoding 4Fe-4S dicluster domain-containing protein; this translates as MAKFIGYVVVDKDHCKGCDLCVVSCPTDVLELEPREVNDRGYHYVYMKNPDDCIGCANCGYVCPDACLTVYKKKVG
- a CDS encoding KdsC family phosphatase gives rise to the protein MSAINYDLTKIKSFIFDIDGVLSKQTINLSADGEPLRTANIHDGYALNLAVKLGYGVAIITGGNSDSVKVRYESLGIKDIYMKSGIKMNDFLDYINRTGYKPEEIIYVGDDIPDYKVMKAVGLPIASNDAAHEIKAIAKYISPKKGGEGVARDVIEQVLKVQGHWMSETAFGW
- a CDS encoding Rossmann-like and DUF2520 domain-containing protein produces the protein MRIVFLGSGNVATHLSFALKKTGNDIIQVYSKTLENAELLASKVDADPIDDIKLINTNADLYIYSVKDDILPEIVEHMPETTGIWAHTAGSMPMYLFSAKRREGYGVVYPLQTFSKSREADFSNIPFFIEGDNPKTEHILVETAKSISGSVRLLDSEKRRYLHLAAVFANNFSNHMFTLASEILDQEGVSAEVLKPLISETVAKVMVMEPKKAQTGPAVRYDEKVIQKHLDLIQDNDTKKIYELISKSINKHSK
- a CDS encoding gliding motility lipoprotein GldH, which produces MQETIIRKITDRQVIKRNKILFLLVGTLFITHTSCSDGEVYFRYHHIERGKWYSDSALTFTMDSIGFNPAARHDLSIELTTADIYHYKDIWMQVEHNLIDTIYRCDTLHFRLTDDYGKWLGSGTGGLHQISLPYKSDIPLDTSRLYILQIKQIMKDDPLIGVEKVGIKIIEKI